Genomic window (Roseimicrobium gellanilyticum):
GACCTGAGATGCTCGTGGGCACCAATGGCGGCCATGTCTACGCATGCGCCGTGGAGCCCGACGGCGCGGTACGCGTGCTGGGTACAACCATGGCAGGACGGCTGGCCTATTCCGTAGGCAATGTGGATGTGAATGGCGATGGCACCGAGGAGATGATGGTGGTACGCGGCATACGTGGCTATGCCGACATGAAAAAGGAGGATGTGATGGCCGAGCTGTGGACGCTGGATGAGAAGGCTGGCACCCTCGTGCGCTGTTGGGGACAGCAGGTACCCGTGCAGTCGGAGCCCGTGGCCATCAATCTCGATGGTGGACCGTCTGAGGTGATGATTCTCCACAGCAAGTACCGCCCACGTGTGCTGCGCCCCGAACTGCCTGCCGCAAAATAGACGCGGCGCGGCACCTGCGCCTGCGCTCTGCGATTTTGACTCTCCGAGTGGGTGCACTGCCCCGTCGTTTCAGGACATTGCGGGCGCTGCGCACTCATGTAACCTGTCTCCCATGAAGAGACGTTCCTGCCTCCGGGCTGCCCTCCTGTTCTTCATTCTGTGCCAGACCACCTTCCCAGGCGCTTCGATACAGGCCGAGGAGGAGAAGTGGGACGTGCCTCTGGAAGCCGACAAGGACGGTTGGAAGATTTACCGCAATGCGCGATTCGGCATGGTCCTGCCAGTGCCTCCGGGGCTCACGCCCACGAGGCCACCGGACAACGGTGACGGCCAGGCCTTCAAATCCGCTGACGGCAAGGTGACGCTGCTGGTCTATGGCTCCTTCAACATTGATGGTCTGGGAGACGTGGCCGCACGCTGGAAAACAGCCCTCGCGGCGCCGGACCGCACCATCACCTACAAGCGCAAGACGGAGGAGTGGTACGTGGTCTCCGGCGTCACCAAGGACGGCATCGGCTTCTACGAACGCTACACGGCCAACAGCAAGTACTGTTCGGGCTGGGAGATGACCTATCCGCAATCTGAGGAGAAAAAGTACTCAACTTGGATTGAGCGGATCGCAAAAGGATATGAAGCACGCTTGGGGAAAGGCGTCGACACGTTGGAGTAGCTGGCCGTTCTTGAGAAAGAACCGGCTTGTGACCTGCTACCCCTGACGAGAATCCAAATCGTCAGGGGTTCACCGTTGCGGTGGGGAGCGACGCCACCTGCGTGATCACACTCTGATCATAACCACGCAGAGCCTCCTTAAGCTTCGCTGCGTCAGTTCCATGCTGTTTCACCAGGGACTCTGCATAGGAGAAGGCTGACTGGAACTTTCCGTCGCTGTCTGCGTCGAGCCACACGGGATTTGTCGAGCCGATGACACGCGGGTTGAAGGTCTTGCTGTTCGGCTGGTAAGGGCGGGGAATCTCCCAATATGGGGCGGTGACTCCCGGGCCGGTGGCGATGACCACGAGATGCACATCGTGTTTCGGCCGGGGAATGTCCCATGTGACGCTGGCTTTCTCTCCCGGCTTGCCGTCATCGGTGATCTTCTGTTCGCGGAAAAGGATGCCATTGGCATAGAGCGCCACGTGATCAGCCTTTGCCCATGATGGGCCGTACACCTTTGCGGTCACTTTCACGGTTTCGCCCAGGCCAGTGGCGAGATCTCCGACGGTGAATTTTTCATCCACACGCACCTGCGCGAGCAATCCCATGCTCACGAGCAGACGTCCCTGCTGATAGCTCTGCCACACCTTCTCCAGGTCCACTCTGGAAGGGTCCGCATCTGGCACTGCGACATACGTTCTCCCCTGCCCGAGGATGAAGCGGCTCACGTCGTGGCTGTCACTGGAGCCCACGGCGCTGATGCGATGACCACGATTCAGCAGCGCAAACCAATCGCGGTACAGGAGGTGGATATCCGACTGCATGGCTGCGGACGTGATGACCTCCATGGCGTCGACATTCCGCAAGGCTTCTGCCTGCCGGTGCTTCCCTGTTTCCGACGAGAATTGCAGCCCCCCCAATGGGACGAACCCGCTATGGAGATCCCGCGGATGATTCAGGGTGATCACCTTTACACCGGGTGTGGCGCGCATCGCAGGGATGAGCACGGACCAGTCATCTTTTGTGTGGTCCACCACCGGTGCGCCCGGTGCGATGGGGAAAGCATTGAAGTGACCGTGCTTCGTGGTGACTTCGTTTCCAACCGCGGTGGTGAAGCGGTCGCTGATGCCCATGCGAGAGGCGACCGGTGCGTAGTCCACGTGATGATTGTGATCCGTGGCAATAGCGAGCTCGATGCCTTCACCCGCGATGGTGAGCATGCGTTCCTCAATCGTCGCATCACCATGCCTGGCGTATGTAAACGTGTGGATGTGGCTGTCTGCGGCGACCCATCCGTCCGTGGGCACCTCACGCGCGAGTTGGAGATTCACAGGTGGATTCCCACCGGCTTTCACGCTCAACTTTGCTTCTGCCACGCCCCACTCAAAGCCACGACTCGCATACAGAACGTACTCTCCCGGCGGCAAGGTGAGATCAGCCTTGCCGTGCTGTGTGTAGACCACCCCAGTGCGCGCTGCTGTCTCATTCGCAGGTTGCGCACGCAACGCCGCCAGGGTGCCGTCCGCACGGGTAATCGTGAGCCGACAGGGCAGCTCTTTTCCCGTGGCTGCGTCCGTGACAGCCACACGGAGGACACCACCACCAATGGCTTCCGAAACCGGCTGTGGAATGATTCTCACCGGGCCTACTTCGATATCGTCGAGGTTGGGTGGAGGCGTGATCTCCAGCACATTCTCACCCTCCTTGAGGACTCCCGGAGCAAGGGCAAAGACGGCGTCCTGGGCGGGCTCCGCGGTGGTGAGTGTGCCAAGCTTCTTGCCGTTCAACAGAACCGGCCACGCAAGCTTCACATCCTTCTGCCGGAGGAGGAGGGTGTATTCAGTTTCGTTGGGCTTTGAGTCGAAGTGCCATTTCAGCGACTCGGCTTCCACCGGCAGCCCCTTGTAAATCTCCCACTCATACTGACCCGCGCGACCGAGGTGCAAGGTCTTTGACTCCAGGATGCGCATCTCGTGCGAAGATTCAGCGGCGAAGAACCACGCCGCAGCCATCACACCAAGAGCGGCAATGATTCTTGCAAGGGGACGTGAAGAATTCAACAAAGGGGCAAAAGACATCGGAGAATCTGCATACAGCTCGAAATTTGTGCTCCTTTCACGTGTCCCCTCCGGGCGCGAATTGTCTGGCTGGTCTGGAACATTCATCCTAGCCTGCGAGGAAGACTCTTTGCTGTCATGTCGATGATGTCGCGCCTTCGCATTCTTCCCGCCTCACTCGCACTCATGGTCTTCGCGAGTCCGGTCCTGATTTTCGCCCAGGAACCGGTTTCGGAGAAGGAGACGACGCGGGAACCTGACGAGCTTCATGAGCTGGCTGGTGCAGGTTCGGTGGCTGCCACCACAGGCAACATCCCACTGATGAAAGCGCTGCTACAGGCTGGCCTGCCAGTGGATTCACCGCTCACGCTGGATCCGGAAGGGCACGCCAGCTGGACCGCGCTGCATCTCTGTTGCATCCACAACCAGCCGGCGATGATGAAATTTCTTCTCAAGCATGGCGCTCACCGAGATACACGGGATGCCTTCGGTAAACGACCGATTGATTCCGCCATGGAGAAGGGAAACGAAGTGTTGTGCAAGCTGCTGGCCATCCCGGATGAAAAAGATACGATGCTGGACGGCATCCCTCGAGGCGTCATTGAGGAACTCTTTCAGGGCGAATTCTGGAATGACCCCAAGCTGACGACATTCGTGTGCGTGAATGGCAAAGACCCCGGCTCCACCCTGATGTTCCTTCTGGGTGAGCTCGGGGAAAAGCGCGTCAACTTCTCCCTCATGGAGGTGGTAGAGAATCAGCAACCCCAATACCGCCACAAGCAATCGAAGGAACCCGGTCGGCTGGTCGAAATCGAGATCACACCTCAAGGTGAGTTTGGAAAGGGAGAATCGGTGACTTCCTACCACTGGAGCATTCGCATCACGACTGGAAGAGCGCTCTCCGGGGGAGGCATCAAGGGAGTGATCAGCCGCCGCTATGGCTACTGGATTATCAGCGACCAGGTGGGCTGGGACGAATAAGGACACACACCTCATGAAAACGCAATTTGCACTCAGGTTTCAGCCGGCACTGCCCGTCACGGCGGCGTGCTGGCTCATGATGGCTCTCACACTTCAAGCTGATGTGTATGTGAGCCCGGCTGGTGCTGGCAACAAGGATGGCAATTCCCGGGAGCATGCCGCCGCCGCGCAAGCAGGAGGGCTACAAAGAGCCTGGGACGCCCTCCCCGCTGAAGCCACGCTCTGGCTCCTGCCGGGAGAGTACAAGGACGCCAGTCTGGACATCGCTCCCCGGGCGGATGGAAAAGCGCGTGTACTGGCGGGCCTGGCTGAAGGCGGGAAGCGTGCGGTATTCATTGGAGACTTCGACAAGACCCGCCCCGGCAAGACCGGTGGGCACGTCATCACCGTCATGCAGGAGGCCAGTGACTGGGTGCTGAAGGACCTCGACTTTCGCGATGTAAACACAGCTGTGCATCTGCTGGGTGGAAACACCAACGGCAAGCTCGAGGGATTGCGCGTGTATGGTTCGCGAGAGGGGATTCGCTCCGAGGGCAAAGGCAAGGCGGCAACCGACAGCAAGGACATCACGGTGAGCGATTGCGTGTTTGAGCACTTCACGAAGCGCGGCCTGCGTCTCCTGGCGGGACACAAGAACATCACCATGGAGCGATGCAGCGCGGATGCCGGTGGCAAGGAGTGGGCCACGGAACCCTTCCAGATGGGCTTCGCGGTGGAGAATGACTGCGATGGAATCAACTTCACGGACTGCGTCGCACGGGGCAGCTACAATGATGCAGGAAAGAAGTACTGGAATGGCGACGGCTTCTGTGTGGAGCAGGCAGGCACCGTGACCTGGACGAGGTGCCGGGCTTTCGACAACACCGACGGCGGCTGGGATACAAAAGCAAACTTGTCCGTGTTTGTGGACTGCATCGCCCTGCGCAACAAGCGGAACATCCGCGTGTGGGGCAAGGCGACCCTGGAGAATTGCCTGGCT
Coding sequences:
- a CDS encoding CehA/McbA family metallohydrolase, translated to MSFAPLLNSSRPLARIIAALGVMAAAWFFAAESSHEMRILESKTLHLGRAGQYEWEIYKGLPVEAESLKWHFDSKPNETEYTLLLRQKDVKLAWPVLLNGKKLGTLTTAEPAQDAVFALAPGVLKEGENVLEITPPPNLDDIEVGPVRIIPQPVSEAIGGGVLRVAVTDAATGKELPCRLTITRADGTLAALRAQPANETAARTGVVYTQHGKADLTLPPGEYVLYASRGFEWGVAEAKLSVKAGGNPPVNLQLAREVPTDGWVAADSHIHTFTYARHGDATIEERMLTIAGEGIELAIATDHNHHVDYAPVASRMGISDRFTTAVGNEVTTKHGHFNAFPIAPGAPVVDHTKDDWSVLIPAMRATPGVKVITLNHPRDLHSGFVPLGGLQFSSETGKHRQAEALRNVDAMEVITSAAMQSDIHLLYRDWFALLNRGHRISAVGSSDSHDVSRFILGQGRTYVAVPDADPSRVDLEKVWQSYQQGRLLVSMGLLAQVRVDEKFTVGDLATGLGETVKVTAKVYGPSWAKADHVALYANGILFREQKITDDGKPGEKASVTWDIPRPKHDVHLVVIATGPGVTAPYWEIPRPYQPNSKTFNPRVIGSTNPVWLDADSDGKFQSAFSYAESLVKQHGTDAAKLKEALRGYDQSVITQVASLPTATVNP
- a CDS encoding ankyrin repeat domain-containing protein — translated: MSMMSRLRILPASLALMVFASPVLIFAQEPVSEKETTREPDELHELAGAGSVAATTGNIPLMKALLQAGLPVDSPLTLDPEGHASWTALHLCCIHNQPAMMKFLLKHGAHRDTRDAFGKRPIDSAMEKGNEVLCKLLAIPDEKDTMLDGIPRGVIEELFQGEFWNDPKLTTFVCVNGKDPGSTLMFLLGELGEKRVNFSLMEVVENQQPQYRHKQSKEPGRLVEIEITPQGEFGKGESVTSYHWSIRITTGRALSGGGIKGVISRRYGYWIISDQVGWDE
- a CDS encoding right-handed parallel beta-helix repeat-containing protein codes for the protein MKTQFALRFQPALPVTAACWLMMALTLQADVYVSPAGAGNKDGNSREHAAAAQAGGLQRAWDALPAEATLWLLPGEYKDASLDIAPRADGKARVLAGLAEGGKRAVFIGDFDKTRPGKTGGHVITVMQEASDWVLKDLDFRDVNTAVHLLGGNTNGKLEGLRVYGSREGIRSEGKGKAATDSKDITVSDCVFEHFTKRGLRLLAGHKNITMERCSADAGGKEWATEPFQMGFAVENDCDGINFTDCVARGSYNDAGKKYWNGDGFCVEQAGTVTWTRCRAFDNTDGGWDTKANLSVFVDCIALRNKRNIRVWGKATLENCLAAYAQYPKGTDGACVWSKGEVELKRCTLVGSRPVECEDGGKVTLEKSYIVPVPRTDGERGYIPLEWTRVDDSEFVMSDADGVKKLFVAPEKEFEGGTGFNRREGGSEVGYKHREK